The following coding sequences are from one Shewanella eurypsychrophilus window:
- a CDS encoding cytochrome c oxidase subunit 3 yields MTPKHEHYYVPAQSAWPIIGAVGLFLIAFGAGSYVQQLKTDGGSGGMILLAGIAVIIFMIFGWFRTVIAESMSGLYSKQMDRSFRQGMSWFIFSEVMFFGAFFGALLYARMIAVPWLGGDSNNAMTSEVLWPGFEAIWPLITTPDGTKTEAMPWTGLPLYNTIILLTSSVTLHMAHVSLEKGKRSAITVWLGITILLGLSFLTLQVEEYIHAYQEMGLTLASGIYGNTFFLLTGFHGMHVTLGTVFLIVLFLRVLKGHFTPDRHFAFQAGSWYWHFVDVVWLCLFIFVYVL; encoded by the coding sequence ATGACACCGAAGCACGAACACTATTACGTTCCCGCACAGAGTGCATGGCCCATCATAGGGGCAGTAGGATTATTCCTCATCGCATTTGGCGCCGGAAGTTATGTACAACAACTCAAAACCGATGGCGGCAGTGGCGGAATGATCTTACTCGCCGGTATCGCCGTGATTATATTTATGATCTTTGGCTGGTTTAGAACCGTTATCGCCGAGTCGATGAGTGGCCTCTATTCCAAGCAGATGGACAGATCCTTTCGCCAAGGAATGAGCTGGTTTATCTTCTCCGAGGTGATGTTCTTCGGGGCATTTTTCGGTGCCCTGCTCTACGCCAGAATGATTGCCGTGCCTTGGTTGGGTGGCGACTCCAATAACGCCATGACGAGTGAGGTGCTTTGGCCAGGATTTGAAGCCATCTGGCCACTAATAACAACGCCCGATGGCACCAAAACCGAGGCCATGCCTTGGACTGGTTTACCCCTGTATAACACCATCATTCTACTCACGTCATCTGTGACTCTGCATATGGCTCACGTGAGTCTAGAAAAGGGTAAACGCTCGGCAATCACAGTCTGGCTGGGTATCACCATCTTGCTGGGCTTGAGTTTTTTGACGCTACAAGTCGAAGAGTATATTCACGCCTATCAGGAGATGGGGTTAACCTTAGCCTCTGGCATTTACGGTAATACCTTCTTCCTCTTGACTGGTTTCCATGGCATGCACGTCACCTTAGGAACCGTATTCCTGATCGTATTATTTTTACGGGTATTGAAAGGACACTTTACTCCAGATAGGCATTTCGCCTTCCAAGCAGGCAGCTGGTATTGGCACTTTGTTGACGTAGTTTGGTTGTGTTTGTTTATCTTCGTCTACGTCCTCTAA
- a CDS encoding SURF1 family protein gives MTNLSQRSGLYLWATRIALALFSTAMFLILVKLGFWQLDRAEMKEQWQSELTQRQSSAPLTYDQLVSFPPTEQITGYRLSVLASPATQNIFLLDNQVFNGRVGYLALQPIQVTPDGPWMLVELGFVPAGLDRRILPKVKVITGEVSLNGRLYQKQANPMSSALMPEPGWPKRIQNLNINAISQLLDQPLAPAVLQPDHLDGFDLPHPWTPIPLSSQKHRGYALQWFSMALAFALLILYFIYSRRSKASTKQQDEVTVSNNSDRTNIDEMTVANENKTK, from the coding sequence ATGACTAACCTCTCTCAACGTAGTGGCCTGTATTTATGGGCGACCAGAATAGCATTAGCTCTGTTCTCTACAGCTATGTTCCTCATCTTAGTCAAACTAGGTTTTTGGCAACTCGATCGCGCCGAGATGAAAGAGCAATGGCAAAGCGAATTAACCCAACGTCAATCATCAGCCCCGCTGACATATGACCAGCTGGTTTCATTTCCCCCAACAGAGCAGATCACAGGTTACCGTCTCTCGGTCCTGGCATCTCCCGCAACACAGAATATATTCTTACTGGATAACCAAGTTTTTAACGGACGGGTGGGATATCTGGCACTACAGCCTATACAGGTAACACCTGATGGCCCCTGGATGCTAGTAGAACTTGGCTTCGTACCTGCGGGCTTAGATAGACGAATACTGCCCAAGGTTAAAGTCATCACAGGAGAAGTCAGCTTGAATGGCAGGTTATATCAGAAACAAGCGAACCCAATGAGTTCAGCATTAATGCCTGAGCCTGGCTGGCCCAAGCGTATCCAAAACCTTAATATTAATGCAATTAGTCAGTTACTAGACCAGCCTTTAGCACCAGCCGTGTTGCAGCCAGATCATCTCGATGGTTTTGACTTGCCCCACCCTTGGACTCCGATACCACTTTCTTCACAGAAACATAGAGGCTACGCCCTACAGTGGTTTTCGATGGCACTGGCTTTTGCACTGCTGATTTTATATTTCATCTATAGCAGAAGATCCAAAGCCTCAACAAAACAACAAGATGAAGTTACAGTAAGTAATAATTCAGATCGGACCAATATCGACGAAATGACTGTTGCCAATGAAAACAAGACCAAGTAG
- a CDS encoding cell division inhibitor SulA: protein MNDLIGNSPRHPGLWSNPLDQVSIEQSNASITTVSTHTQGRVELRKVSNQLATLSHQGQWIVLISPPNIGYKQMLAEAGVRMDRVLLVHAKDEVETLWAMEKALTSGTSSAVICWTSALDSRDNRRLKLVEKSARALGIVIEDANSHLHAKPHRQTDTHFSQASLFVSLH, encoded by the coding sequence ATGAATGATTTAATCGGAAACAGCCCTAGACACCCAGGTTTATGGTCGAATCCCCTTGACCAAGTGTCCATCGAACAAAGCAATGCGAGTATCACCACAGTTAGCACCCACACTCAGGGCCGCGTGGAGCTGAGAAAAGTGAGTAATCAGCTTGCTACTTTGAGCCATCAGGGGCAATGGATTGTATTGATCAGTCCTCCTAACATAGGTTACAAGCAGATGTTAGCCGAAGCAGGAGTCAGAATGGACCGCGTCCTTCTCGTTCATGCTAAAGACGAAGTCGAAACCTTATGGGCCATGGAGAAGGCGCTCACCAGTGGTACATCCAGTGCCGTCATCTGCTGGACTAGTGCCTTAGATTCAAGGGACAATCGCCGACTCAAACTGGTAGAAAAAAGTGCGCGCGCCCTAGGTATTGTCATTGAGGATGCGAATAGTCACTTACATGCTAAGCCCCACCGCCAAACAGATACTCACTTCAGCCAGGCCAGTTTATTTGTTTCTCTGCACTGA
- the ctaD gene encoding cytochrome c oxidase subunit I: MEIAQVEEASEHHDEHHQQHPSGIKRWLFTTNHKDIGTLYLWFSFIMFLTGGAMAMVIRAELFQPGLQLIEPNFFNQMTTVHGLIMVFGAVMPAFTGLANWLIPMMIGAPDMALPRMNNWSFWILPFAFAILLSSLFMEGGGPNFGWTFYAPLSTTYSPDSTALFVFSVHIMGISSIMGAINVVVTIVNMRAPGMTWMKLPLFVWTWLITAFLLIAVMPVLAGTVTMVLTDKYFGTSFFDAAGGGDPVMFQHIFWFFGHPEVYIMILPSFGIISAIVPTFSRKRLFGYSSMVYATSSIAILSFLVWAHHMFTTGMPVFAELFFMYCTMLIAVPTGVKVFNWVATMWRGSLSFETPMLFAVAFIILFTIGGFSGLMLAITPADFQYHDTYFVVAHFHYVLVTGAIFSIMAAAYYWLPKWTGNMYDERLGKIHFWCSVISVNVLFFPMHFLGLAGMPRRIPDYAVQFADVNQIVSIGGFAFGLSQFIFLALVIKCIRGGEKAAAKPWEGAEGLEWTLPSPAPYHSFSTPPEIK; encoded by the coding sequence ATGGAAATCGCCCAGGTCGAAGAAGCCAGCGAGCACCATGATGAACATCACCAGCAGCACCCTTCGGGCATAAAACGTTGGCTGTTCACCACCAACCACAAAGACATAGGCACACTCTACCTCTGGTTCAGTTTTATCATGTTCCTCACGGGTGGCGCCATGGCGATGGTAATTCGTGCTGAACTGTTTCAACCAGGACTGCAGCTGATAGAACCTAACTTCTTCAATCAGATGACCACAGTCCATGGACTTATCATGGTCTTTGGTGCTGTGATGCCGGCTTTCACAGGCTTAGCAAACTGGTTGATACCTATGATGATAGGCGCGCCAGACATGGCACTGCCAAGGATGAACAACTGGAGCTTTTGGATCTTACCCTTTGCTTTCGCTATCCTGCTGAGCTCTCTGTTTATGGAGGGCGGCGGACCTAACTTTGGCTGGACCTTCTACGCGCCGCTGTCGACCACTTACAGTCCTGATAGTACGGCTCTGTTTGTTTTCTCCGTCCATATCATGGGCATCAGTTCCATCATGGGGGCAATTAACGTCGTCGTGACCATAGTCAATATGCGGGCTCCGGGTATGACCTGGATGAAGTTACCACTTTTTGTCTGGACTTGGCTTATCACCGCCTTCCTCTTGATTGCTGTGATGCCGGTACTCGCTGGCACTGTGACTATGGTGCTCACAGATAAATATTTTGGTACCAGCTTCTTCGATGCGGCGGGTGGTGGCGATCCTGTGATGTTCCAGCATATATTCTGGTTCTTCGGTCACCCCGAAGTTTACATCATGATCTTACCCTCCTTCGGTATCATCTCGGCCATAGTACCCACCTTCAGCCGTAAGAGGCTGTTTGGTTACTCATCTATGGTCTACGCCACCTCAAGTATCGCAATACTCTCATTCCTTGTCTGGGCACACCATATGTTCACCACAGGCATGCCCGTATTCGCCGAGCTATTTTTCATGTATTGCACCATGTTGATTGCGGTTCCCACTGGGGTGAAAGTGTTTAACTGGGTGGCGACCATGTGGCGAGGCTCACTCAGCTTCGAAACCCCCATGTTATTCGCCGTTGCCTTCATCATACTCTTCACTATAGGTGGCTTTTCTGGCCTGATGCTGGCCATCACTCCGGCAGACTTCCAATACCATGATACTTACTTCGTGGTGGCACACTTCCACTATGTGTTGGTGACAGGAGCCATCTTCTCCATCATGGCTGCAGCTTATTACTGGCTGCCGAAGTGGACTGGTAATATGTATGACGAGAGACTAGGCAAGATACATTTCTGGTGCTCAGTCATATCGGTAAACGTGCTCTTCTTCCCTATGCATTTCTTAGGTTTAGCGGGTATGCCGAGACGTATTCCGGATTACGCGGTGCAATTTGCCGATGTTAATCAGATAGTCTCCATAGGCGGTTTCGCCTTTGGACTGTCTCAGTTTATCTTCCTCGCGCTGGTCATCAAGTGTATACGCGGTGGCGAAAAAGCAGCGGCTAAACCTTGGGAAGGTGCAGAAGGCTTGGAGTGGACCCTACCGAGTCCGGCACCCTATCACTCTTTCTCTACACCACCCGAGATTAAGTAG
- a CDS encoding DUF2909 domain-containing protein, producing MNLLIIFKIVLVLLLLFIMFNLVRSLFLLVKGDSETPVSHFLGRRVIFSVLVVLFILVAIGTGVITPNPRPY from the coding sequence GTGAATCTATTAATTATCTTTAAAATTGTCTTAGTACTGCTACTGCTATTCATTATGTTTAATCTTGTCCGATCCCTGTTTCTCTTGGTTAAAGGTGACAGTGAGACGCCCGTGAGTCACTTCTTAGGGCGTCGGGTCATCTTCTCTGTGCTGGTGGTCCTATTCATCCTAGTAGCAATAGGCACCGGGGTTATCACCCCAAACCCAAGACCTTATTAA
- a CDS encoding cytochrome c oxidase assembly protein has protein sequence MSSSQGKSNRKLIGMLIAGAVGMFGFGFALVPLYDVLCEQLGINGKPQNSASTYKPITIDESRTITVEFMAQIQSDMPWEFTPEVKRMQVHPGELIHTYFNAKNLSLKETIGQAIPSVSPGQGAAYFNKTECFCFNQQKLTATASAELPLIFFVDPDLPDSITTLTLSYTLYNITDRGYVGSVEQGAAR, from the coding sequence ATGAGCAGCAGCCAAGGCAAGTCCAATCGAAAACTTATCGGTATGCTGATTGCCGGTGCTGTGGGCATGTTCGGCTTCGGCTTCGCCTTGGTGCCCTTATACGATGTGCTTTGCGAGCAATTGGGGATCAATGGCAAGCCCCAAAACAGCGCCAGTACTTATAAACCGATCACAATCGATGAGAGTCGTACCATTACAGTTGAATTTATGGCGCAGATCCAGAGTGATATGCCCTGGGAGTTTACGCCCGAAGTCAAGCGTATGCAGGTGCATCCCGGAGAGTTGATCCACACTTATTTCAATGCCAAAAATCTGTCTCTAAAGGAGACCATTGGTCAGGCTATACCCTCGGTATCACCAGGACAGGGAGCCGCTTACTTCAATAAAACCGAGTGCTTCTGCTTCAACCAGCAGAAACTAACGGCCACTGCGAGCGCTGAGCTACCACTGATATTTTTTGTGGATCCTGATCTTCCCGATTCGATAACCACACTGACTCTCTCTTATACCCTCTACAACATCACCGACCGAGGTTATGTCGGCTCAGTTGAGCAAGGAGCAGCAAGATGA